A single region of the Gossypium arboreum isolate Shixiya-1 chromosome 12, ASM2569848v2, whole genome shotgun sequence genome encodes:
- the LOC128285434 gene encoding ATP-dependent RNA helicase eIF4A-like, producing the protein MEALLSQLTFLSDQALQGNKNFDPSAMEDLMKLFEIESYKAWAALELVEEKQVKGAEITMSILSFDQMGLKDDLFCGIYNYGFEKPSAIQQRAVMPIINGRDVIAQAQSGTEKTSMIALTVCQVVDTASREYAEERAIPIKEVFDAEEVFCTGTTMVVKSVASITYQGKRIEYKLGAKHWLLKKAAIATQCAWRGRVARKELRKLNMAVRETGALQVAKNKLENQVEKLTWRLQLEKRMRKVQHELLVTYANRLLEKEH; encoded by the exons ATGGAAGCTCTCCTCTCTCAACTCACTTTCCTCTCAGATCAAGCTTTACAAGGCAACAAGAATTTCGATCCATCCGCCATGGAAGACCTAATGAAGCTTTTCGAGATCGAATCTTACAAAGCATGGGCAGCTTTGGAGCTAGTGGAAGAAAAACAAGTGAAAGGAGCTGAAATAACCATGTCGATATTGAGTTTCGATCAGATGGGATTAAAAGACGATCTCTTCTGTGGAATCTACAATTACGGCTTTGAAAAGCCGTCGGCTATTCAACAGAGAGCCGTTATGCCAATAATCAATGGCCGCGATGTGATTGCTCAAGCCCAATCTGGTACCGAAAAAACTTCGATGATTGCTCTCACTGTTTGTCAAGTGGTCGACACCGCTAGCAGAGAATAT GCTGAGGAACGAGCTATTCCGATCAAGGAGGTGTTTGATGCTGAAGAAGTCTTCTGCACAGGAACAACTATGGTTGTGAAGTCTGTTGCAAGTATAACCTACCAAGGCAAAAG GATCGAATACAAGCTGGGAGCGAAACACTGGCTC TTGAAGAAAGCAGCAATTGCAACACAATGTGCATGGAGAGGAAGAGTAGCTCGTAAAGAACTGCGGAAGCTTAATATG GCTGTTAGAGAGACGGGAGCTCTGCAAGTTGCAAAGAACAAACTGGAAAACCAAGTTGAGAAACTGACATGGAGATTACAACTGGAGAAACGGATGAGG AAAGTGCAACATGAGTTGTTGGTCACATATGCAAATCGGCTACTTGAAAAGGAGCATTAG